The nucleotide window ttaattttgttttggattattcgctaattaaaattttcatctggATACTTTTCAGCTCGAAGGAGAAACCCACTCTTGGgtaagttttgttattttttcatttatctgTCATTTCAAATGGGTTCTTTATATTTGTTGAGTATTTTATCGATATTAGGtggaaatttatgaaaaatctaGTTATCGATTGGGTGGTACTGTGAGTTTTTAGCACATTTGTcccaaattttttgttatagttTTCATTTTTGTATAGTGGAACGCGGATTAAGACCCGCAAACGGAACATTGCAGCTCCTCTGGACCCTGCAGCATTTTCAGATGCAGTGGTCCAGATATATCTGGATAGTGCTGGTGGTGATCTGGTAAAGTTTACAGATGAATTTACTTTCTTctataacattatttttgtgCTGTGGAGTATGGATGTGGTGCTTATTGATTGTTTTGTATGTGCAGGACCTTGTTGCCAAGAGCCTTGAATTGTCTGACCTTAACTTCTCACGATACGGTGACACCTTTTTTGAGGCAAGTTCCTTGATGTTCATAGAATTATCaaatgtttgtttttctttcagtTAGAAAGCAAAGGTTATTGTTACTTGGTAGTTTTAACAGGGATTGAAAAGGGTGGAGACTTTGACGCTGTTAGACTAGAATCTTGAAAACTTGTTTTCCTCTGTGCAAAGTTGATAGTTCATGAGTCTTGCTTTTTGGTAGTGGTTGATTTATATAAGACACAGAATTAAGTTTCTGTTGTTTCTATGTTCAGTTAGTGCCAGTCTTGTTATAGCTCAGGAAACCCATTAACTAGGTCTCCTCTGAGAAACAATTTGCAAGTATGGTGTTTCAGAATCAGATGTTATACTAAAGCTCGAAGATATTTACACCATTTTCCTGTTTGTACAGGTGGTTACTCGTCCTTGTGAAGGGACcttaatttgatgatatattttctGGCTTCGTCTGTGTTCTATAATTGAATTTCAGTGTTCTTGGCTGGATAGATCacatataattactttttttttcactgGTCTGCTTTAACAGAGCATTTATTCATTTAAGATCTAATTGAATCACTTGCATATTCTAACTTTGTTTGACAAGCTATTTTGCTATATAAATGCAGGTTGTTTTCACAGGAGGCCGTACACAACCTGGAACAACAAAACCTGATGAGGGTGAGCGCCACCCCTACTCTATAATAGACTGTGAGCCTAAACGTGAAGCCATTTTACCATCTGTAATCTACATACAAAAGATCCTGCGGCGAAGGCCTTTTCTCATAAAGAATCTTGAAAATGTTACGAGAAGATTCCTGCAGTCCTTGGAGCTTTTCGAGGAAAATGAAAGGAAGAAGCTGGCTATTTTCACAGCACTTGCATTCTCTCAGAAGCTCTCAGGGCTTCCTCCAGAGACTGTTTTCCAGCCACTCCTTAAGGATAATCTTGTTGGAAAAGGGCTAGTTCTTACATTCGTAACAGACTTCTTTAAGGAGTATCTGGTTGATAATAGCCTTGATGATTTAATTGCAATTCTGAAACGTGGTAAGATGGAGGACAGTCTTCTGGAATTCTTCCCATCTGGGAAGCGGTCTCCTGAAGGTTTCTCTGAGCATTTCACGtgagttttctaattttagtttgttGCTGGTTATCTTGTGATATATCCTTTACCTTTCTTGATTGCACATCTACAAGTTTTAGAGCAGTTTAGCTCAATTCTGTTGAATCTAGGTGGCATGAATTGAAACATGCATGAAATGTTAGATTtccaaaacaatgtcattttttattatgtatataaaaatgattttgatttccTAATTTTGAAGCCTTTTGAGGAAAGAGTTTTTacaaatctattaaatttgttattattgttcCTTTTATGTGGTCAGGAACTTGGGGCACTGAATTGCTCtcaaatgttttatttattatagagAAAACACAGGTCTATTAAATTTGTTGTGATGGTTCCTTTTCTGTTACTGAAAATGACCTGGGTGTCCTTTTTCAGAACAATACAagcaaaatatagaaaataggAGGTTTTGCATGATATCTATTTCTCTCTTTATAAAATTAGTGTTGCAACTGCTTGAGCTTGTCAAAACATGCAACACATAGTTGAGGTTTTGCAgtttatttaatgattattaTGCCCTAAACTTAACAATGTAAAGTTTTACAGCATGAGAAATTGTAATATTCTACTTTTGAGAATTTCTGTCATTAATAGATTTTCAAGTGAAGCGAAGCATTTGTTATCCCAGCGGACATTTGGTATTTCTTTGACAATAGTTTCAAACTTATTTATGGCTAATTATTGCCTTTTTTCCAGCAAGGAAGGACTGACATCCTTGGTTGAGTACAATGAGAAGAAGATATTTGAAGTGAAACTGAAGGAAATGAAATCTGCGTTAACAACCCAAATAGCAGAGGAGACTGAAATATCTGAAGTTATTGAAACTGTGAAGCAACGCATCAAAGATGCTAAATTACCTGACATTGAGGTTGTGCGCATACTGTGGGATGTCTTGATGGACGCAGTTCAATGGTCTGGGAAGAACCAGCAGCAGAATGCTAATTCAGCTCTGCGCCAGGTGGGCTTTATATCTATACAATTTAATTGTTTAAGTGGCTTGATTACTTTCTTTTCAGGCTGGATATTTTTCCTTCCCaagcatattttttttcagtaTGCGGTCAGGTACATGCATTAAcggtgttttagatttttatcatcTTGTTATGTTTATGTAAACATCCCATACAAATTATTGTTTGGAAGTAGCAGCGGTTTTTGG belongs to Mangifera indica cultivar Alphonso chromosome 2, CATAS_Mindica_2.1, whole genome shotgun sequence and includes:
- the LOC123209114 gene encoding basic leucine zipper and W2 domain-containing protein 2-like, with product MSSKEKPTLGGTRIKTRKRNIAAPLDPAAFSDAVVQIYLDSAGGDLDLVAKSLELSDLNFSRYGDTFFEVVFTGGRTQPGTTKPDEGERHPYSIIDCEPKREAILPSVIYIQKILRRRPFLIKNLENVTRRFLQSLELFEENERKKLAIFTALAFSQKLSGLPPETVFQPLLKDNLVGKGLVLTFVTDFFKEYLVDNSLDDLIAILKRGKMEDSLLEFFPSGKRSPEGFSEHFTKEGLTSLVEYNEKKIFEVKLKEMKSALTTQIAEETEISEVIETVKQRIKDAKLPDIEVVRILWDVLMDAVQWSGKNQQQNANSALRQVKTWAELLKAFCTNRKLELELMYKVQMQCYEDAKLMKLFLEIIRSLYDQEVLAENTILHWFRKGTNPKGRQTFVKALEPFVKWLEEAEEEE